CTGGTGTTCGGGCAGGCCGAGCGCAAGGCCATGGCCATGTCGCTCTGCGACCGGGCGCTGCGGGCTCGCGAACTCGATGAGGACATCGTGGCGCCGGCGCAGGACGAGGAATTCGTTATTTCCCATTCAGACAACGTTCAGGCGACCGGTTTCGTCGAGCATCTGAAGCTCCCGCACTACGTGGATTTCCAGGCCGAACTCGACCTGATCCGGCGGCTGCGGGCCGAGCACGATGCGCGCGTGGCGCAGGACGAGATGCAGGAGGCGGCCGAATGAACGGCGCGATCGCGAACTACAACTTTGCCTATCTCGACGAACAGACCAAGCGCATGATCCGCCGGGCGATCCTAAAGGCGATCGCCATTCCCGGCTACCAGGTGCCGTTCGCCAGCCGCGAAATGCCGATGCCCTATGGCTGGGGCACGGGCGGCGTGCAGGTGACGGCGGCGGTGATCGGGCCCGATGACGTGCTCAAGGTCATCGACCAGGGCGCGGACGACACCACCAATGCCGTCTCGATCCGGGCGTTCTTCGCCAAGACCGCCGAGGTGCGCACCACCACGCACACCAAGGAAGCCACGATCATCCAGACGCGCCACCGCATCCCGGAAGTGCCGCTGACCGAGGGCCAGATCCTCGTCTACCAGGTGCCGATCCCCGAGCCGTTGCGCTTCCTCGAGCCGCGCGAGACCGAGACGCGCAAGATGCATGCGCTTGAGGAATATGGGCTCATGTACGTCAAGCTCTACGAGGACATCGCCAAGCACGGCGAGATCGCCACGACCTATGCCTATCCGGTCAAGGTCGAGGGCCGCTACGTGATGGACCCGTCGCCGACGCCCAAGTTCGACAATCCCAAGATGCACATGACCGGGGCTCTGCAGCTCTTCGGGGCAGGGCGCGAGAAGCGGATCTACGCCGTGCCGCCCTATACCAACGTGGTCAGCCTCGACTTCGAGGATCACCCGTTCGAGGTGCAGAAGTTCTCCGAGCCTTGCGCGCTGTGCGGGGCGACGGGCGTCTATCTCGACGAGGTGGTGCTCGATGACAAGGGCGGGCACATGTTCGTGTGCTCGGACACCGACCATTGCGAGGACCGGCGTGAGCACGGCCATCGCGGCGCCCTGGCGGGCCATGACCTTGAGGCTGCGCAATGAGTGACGAACCCCTGCTCCGGGTGACCGGGCTTTCCAAGTATTACGGCTCGCGGCTGGGCTGCGCCGATGTGAACTTCGAGCTCTATCCGGGCGAAGTGCTGGCCATCGTAGGCGAAAGCGGCTCGGGCAAGACGACACTGCTCAACTGCCTCTCGACCAATCTCGAGCCGACTTCGGGCCTCGCCGAATACCGGATGCGCGATGGCGTGTGGCGGAACCTCTATGAGCTGTCCGAAGCCGAGCGTCGGTTCCTGATGCGCACGGACTGGGGCTTTGTGCACCAGAACCCGGCCGATGGCCTGCGCATGACTGTCTCGGCCGGCGCCAATGTCGGCGAGCGGCTGATGGCGGTGGGCGAGCGGCATTATGGCCGCATCCGCGATACGGCCATCGACTGGCTGGGGCGCGTCGAAATCGCGGAGGATCGTATCGATGACCAGCCGCGCGCCTTTTCGGGCGGCATGCGGCAGCGGTTGCAGATTGCACGCAACCTCGTGACCAATCCGCGGCTGGTGTTCATGGACGAGCCGACCGGTGGCCTCGACGTATCGGTGCAGGCGCGCCTGCTCGACCTGTTGCGCTCGCTGGTGGGCGAACTTGGGCTGGCGGCGATTGTAGTGACCCACGACCTCGCCGTGGCGCGCCTGCTTTCACACCGCATGATGGTGATGAAGGGCGGGCAGGTGATCGAGGCGGGGTTGACCGACCGCGTGCTCGACGATCCGCGCGAGCCTTACACCCAGTTGCTGGTTTCTTCGATTTTGCAGGTGTGAAGATGAGCGCACTTCTTCAAGTCAAAAGCGTCGCCAAGACCTTCACCATGCATCTGCGCGGTGGCGTGGTGCTGCCGGTGGTCGACAATGTCGACTTCGAGGTCAATGCCGGCGAGTGCGTGGTACTCGGTGGGCCGTCCGGGGCGGGCAAGAGCTCGATCCTCAAGATGGTCTACGGCAATTACGGCGTGGATAGCGGCGAGATCCTGCTGATGCACGAGGGCGAGCCGGTGGACCTGGCCTCGGCCTTGCCGCGTACTGTGCTGGCGCTGCGGCGCGACACGATCGGCTATGTCAGCCAATTCCTCCGCACCGTGCCGCGCGTGTCGGCCCTGGACGTGGTGGCCGAGCCGCTGGTGGTGCGTGGAGTCGATCACGAGGCGGCCCGGGCCAAGGCGCAGGAATTGCTGGCACGGCTCAACCTGCCGGAGCGGCTGTGGGCCTTGCCGCCGGCGACGTTCTCGGGCGGCGAACAGCAGCGCGTGAATATTGCGCGCGGGTTCATCACCGACCATTCGGTGCTGCTGCTGGACGAGCCGACGGCTTCGCTCGATGCGGCCAACCGGACGATCGTGGTCGAGATGATCGCCGAGAAAAAGCGCGCCGGAACGGCGATGCTCGGGATTTTCCATGATGAGGATGTGCGCAACGTGGTCGCGGATCGGATCGTGGATGTGACCGGGTTTGCGGCCAGGAAAGCGGCTTGAGGTCGCGGGGTGGTCATCAGTCTATCCGCCTACTCGATCTTCCCCGGCCGCAGAGCCGGGGCCCACGGATACCTCCACTCGAGTGGAGCGGTGCAATAGGCCCCGGGTCTGCGCCCGGGGAAGTTCCGTGGCGATGGGCGGAACGGTGCCAATAGAGCATGCCTAGTTGAAGCGCCACCCCAGGATGGCGGCTGACAAACAAACGAGACACCTATGAAAAACCTCTCCGAACGCCCCTCCGTCCACCCCACCGCCGAGGTGCGCGCGTCCGATCTCGGCCGCTACACCGAGATCGGTGAGCGCTGCCATGTCTATGAAAGCGTGGTGGACGACTATTCCTACCTCGTGCGCGAGTGTGAGGTCTATTCGGCCCGCATCGGCAAGTTCTCCAACATTGCCAGCCACGTACGCATCAATGCCACCAACCATCCGATCGAGCGCGCCACGCTCCATCACTTCACCTATCGCGCCGGCGACTATTTCGAGGATGCCGAGCACGAGGCCGAGTTCTTCGTCAAGCGCAAGGCGCGCACCGTCACCATCGGCCATGACACCTGGATCGGCCACGGCGTCACCATCCTGCCCGGCGTGACGGTCGGTGACGGCGCCGTCGTCGGCTCCGGGGCGGTCGTTACCAAGGACGTGGCGCCCTACACCGTCGTCGGCGGCGTACCGGCCAGGCTCATCAAGGAGCGGTTCTCGGCCAAGGTCGGCGAACGCATGCAGAAGCTTGCCTGGTGGGATTGGAGCCATGCGCAGCTGCGCACCGCGCTCGATGATTTTCGCGCGCTGACGGGCGAGGAGTTCCTGGTCAAGTACGGCGGGTAGCACGCTTCGCCCGCCTGGTATCTGGCTCCCGCCTCAGAAGCTCCGGTCCCACCGGAGCTTTTTCTTTTCGCGCCCGCCGATCCCCGGAAATCCGGGGCTTTGGATTGTCACTGAACTGTCGCTGA
The sequence above is a segment of the Paradevosia shaoguanensis genome. Coding sequences within it:
- a CDS encoding alpha-D-ribose 1-methylphosphonate 5-phosphate C-P-lyase PhnJ — encoded protein: MNGAIANYNFAYLDEQTKRMIRRAILKAIAIPGYQVPFASREMPMPYGWGTGGVQVTAAVIGPDDVLKVIDQGADDTTNAVSIRAFFAKTAEVRTTTHTKEATIIQTRHRIPEVPLTEGQILVYQVPIPEPLRFLEPRETETRKMHALEEYGLMYVKLYEDIAKHGEIATTYAYPVKVEGRYVMDPSPTPKFDNPKMHMTGALQLFGAGREKRIYAVPPYTNVVSLDFEDHPFEVQKFSEPCALCGATGVYLDEVVLDDKGGHMFVCSDTDHCEDRREHGHRGALAGHDLEAAQ
- the phnK gene encoding phosphonate C-P lyase system protein PhnK, whose product is MSDEPLLRVTGLSKYYGSRLGCADVNFELYPGEVLAIVGESGSGKTTLLNCLSTNLEPTSGLAEYRMRDGVWRNLYELSEAERRFLMRTDWGFVHQNPADGLRMTVSAGANVGERLMAVGERHYGRIRDTAIDWLGRVEIAEDRIDDQPRAFSGGMRQRLQIARNLVTNPRLVFMDEPTGGLDVSVQARLLDLLRSLVGELGLAAIVVTHDLAVARLLSHRMMVMKGGQVIEAGLTDRVLDDPREPYTQLLVSSILQV
- the phnL gene encoding phosphonate C-P lyase system protein PhnL, encoding MSALLQVKSVAKTFTMHLRGGVVLPVVDNVDFEVNAGECVVLGGPSGAGKSSILKMVYGNYGVDSGEILLMHEGEPVDLASALPRTVLALRRDTIGYVSQFLRTVPRVSALDVVAEPLVVRGVDHEAARAKAQELLARLNLPERLWALPPATFSGGEQQRVNIARGFITDHSVLLLDEPTASLDAANRTIVVEMIAEKKRAGTAMLGIFHDEDVRNVVADRIVDVTGFAARKAA
- a CDS encoding DapH/DapD/GlmU-related protein, whose product is MKNLSERPSVHPTAEVRASDLGRYTEIGERCHVYESVVDDYSYLVRECEVYSARIGKFSNIASHVRINATNHPIERATLHHFTYRAGDYFEDAEHEAEFFVKRKARTVTIGHDTWIGHGVTILPGVTVGDGAVVGSGAVVTKDVAPYTVVGGVPARLIKERFSAKVGERMQKLAWWDWSHAQLRTALDDFRALTGEEFLVKYGG